The DNA segment GACAGGCTCCTCTCAATAGGATCATTCATACTAAAAATCCCAAACGGAACCATAAGGGAGTAATCATCAATCGTAAATTTTTCTGGCTTGTCGAGCTTAAACCGTGATTGAAAGTGCAATTCTTTATTGTTGATTGATTACTTATCTTGAATTATATAATAGATATAATTCAACGTTGTAAGCTGATAACGTGGAGGGCTTACTCTCTAAGAAGCGTTGATAAGGAAAACCATAGTGAGAATAGCTACTGTATAACTTATCTTTATATCAGTGAAAGTGGTGACACAGTACCAATGAAATGTCTAATCAATATGGAGGAACAGCCACTAGACTAATGAAGTTTCATGTACGGTGTAAATGAGGGGGAAAAGGGAGCGATAACTTCAAACCCTTACCTATTCGTATGAATAATAGGGTTTGCGCTTTACTTCCGTATTAATGGATTAGCTGATACCCTATGATATACTTAAACAAGTAGAATGATGAAGCTAGGTGGTGGATTATTATGCGTGAACACCATTCAAATAAAAGAAAATATGGTTGGGTTGACCAATGGGCAAAAATGACGGGAGAAAGAGCAAAAATAGATGCTAAAGTAAACAATACCTACATTGTGTATGCTACAAAAGACGGTTTAGTGAAAGAATTCCCTAATGGTGAAGTAATACCATATACTGTGGCCCACTGATGGAAGTTTCACTTTATCATTTGGTGACTTTTTGAACATCTTCTCTATATATACTTAAACCATTATGAGTAAAAACACTAAGGGGGAAACTAACATGACAAAGAGAAATAAAATCAGCAATAAAAAGGAATTGTCACTAGAACAACGTGAAGAATTACTCAGAGCATTGAAAGCCCGTTTTGAGGAAAACATGAAACGACATAAAGGTCTTGAATGGGATAAAGTCCAAGTAAAGCTGGATGCTAATACTGAAAAACTGTGGTCGCTCAATGAAATGGAAAGAACTGGCGGTGAGCCAGATGTTGTTGGTCATGATAAAAAGAGGGACGAATACATTTTTTATGATTGTTCAGTGGAAAGCCCTAAAGGTCGCAGAAGTGTTTGTTACGACCGCGAAGGGCTGGAGTCAAGGAAAAAACATAAACCAGAAAATAACGCTATTGATATGGCAACTGCCATGGGCATTGACCTTTTAACGGAAGAACAATATCGAGCGTTGCAGAAACTTGAAAATTTCGATATGAAAACGTCGAGTTGGGTGCAAACACCCTCTGATATTAGAGAACTCGGCGGTGCCCTTTTTTGCGATTATCGCTTCGGGCACGTCTTCGTGTATCACAACGGTGCGTCCTCTTACTATGGTTCCAGAGGGTTCCGTGGCTCGCTAAAGGTTTAAAATATGCATAGCCAGCTAAATTTGACTTGAGAACGGATCTCCTAGGGAAAGACTTTCATTTCATTCTTCTTTAGTTTCCTTTAGAACGCCTATGGCTATTTGTTTCATCTCATTCTTAATGTTTTCAGTAGCTTCTCGGTCTGTTGTTTTTATTACTATTTCAACATATTTATTGTACAAAATCACATACTCCATCCTATATGAGTAACCTTCTTTATACACCTTTTCCAAAACTTCATCTATACCTTTTTGTGAATTCTGTCTTCACCAAAAGGCGTGATTGCTTAACAACACAAACAGAAAATGATCAAACTTTTTTATAAAAACCATTCCTAAATCTGCTGGAAAAGAGTTCATTTTGATCAATCTTTTTTCAAAATGGATCTTTTTTATCGTAAAATATCGATTTGTGAGGTATTTTTGATCATTCTTTATTTCAAAGCTGTTTGTTATGGATCTTTGCATAATTAAATGCAATAGTGCGAACGTGCATTCGTTTGTTTGTTTTGTTAAACTTAAGGAAAATAAGAGTGATGGAGGATAATTATGAGTACACTTCGCTTTATCCATAGTGCTGATTTGCATCTCGATAGCCCATTTAAAGGAAGAGGCAGGCTTCCAGAAATCCTAAGAGAACAAATGCGCGCAGGCACCTTTGAAGCATTTGATCGGTTAATTGAACAAGCGATATATCATCGGGTCGATTTTGTATTGATCGTCGGGGATTTATTTAATGAAGAAACGCGAAGCTTAAAAGCACAAGTGCAGCTTCGTGAAGGATTTAAACGTTTGGAAAAACATGATATTACTGTGTTTATCAGCTATGGAAATCATGATTACATTCAGGGCATGCGTTATCCGATTACATATCCGAATAATGTACATAGTTTTGACCAGGAGACCGTTAAGGCTATCCCTTTCTACCGAGACGATAACCATCTTGCCAACATTTATGGATTCAGCTATGTAAACCGTGAAGTAAAAGATAGAAAAGTGAAAGAGTTCGTTAAAGAGGGAACACCTGTCTATCACATTGGTATGCTTCATGGAAGCCTTGAAACGAACGGTGATCATGATGTCTACGCCCCCTTTAAATTAGAAGAATTGCGTCAACAGCCCATGGATTATTGGGCGCTTGGACACATCCATAAGTGGCAGCATCTATCGGAGCATCCTCCTATTGTATATCCGGGAAACATTCAAGCACGATCTCGTAAGGAACAAGGTGAGAAGGGATGCTCGCTCGTACAGCTCGGGGAAGAAAATAAGATCCAACAGACCTTTATTCCACTGCATAGCTTCACATTTGAAGAGGTATCGCTTCCTGCCGAGACTTTGGAGCGCCCTGAAGAGTTAGAGGCTATATTTGAACAAGCGAAAGAAGAAGTCCAAGTCGATTATCCAGTCATGTTGAGCGTGACTCTGTATGGAAGAAATGGAGTCTTGCAAAAGTGGCAGACAGAAGGAGTTATACAAGAGTGGGTGGATCTCATCAACGAAGCCGAGGACTTAGAAAAATCATGGGTTTGGATTGATGATGTTACGGTTTACGACCGACCTGCTTTTGACATCGATGAGTTGAGGATGGGCCATGACTTTACAGGTGAATACATACGAAATGCTGAACAGCTCACTTTAGAAGAATGGAGGGAGCATTTATCCCCCTTGTATCAAAATCGCCGTGCTGCAAAATATTTGGATTCATTAGCTGAATCAGACCATAAGGAAATAATAGAACGAGCCAAACAGTTGGTTGTTGAGCAGCTATTGTCCGAAGGGATGATGAATGAATGAAAATACAAGCTTTGCACATTTATGGTTTTGGTAGATGGAGAGACTTCCCCATTACATTGCCAGCGAATGATTTTGTCTTCATATCAGGCGATAATGAAGCAGGGAAATCAACCATTCGAACCTTCATTCTATTTGTTTTATTTGGATTGCCTCCTAAACAAAGAATGCATTACCAGCCGAAAACAGGTGGACCTGTAGGTGGGATGCTCGTAATACATACGAAGAATTATGGAGAGGTAAGGATTGAACGGGTTCATGACCGAAATAATGGGGCAGCTGTCTGTCGGCTTGCTAATGGTGAAGAACGGGATGAAAGGTTTCTGAGGGAGTTAACGGCTAACCTTACACAAGCAGCTTATCAATCCATTTATAGTTTTAGCGCGGAGGATTTAACAGAGTTACATGGACTAACAGGTGAAGATTTAGGAGAAGTCTTGCTAAGTGTTGGTTTAACAGGCTCTGATCATATTTATCACACGAACAAACGGCTTGAAAAGGAACTTGAAGATCGCTTTAAGCCGAAGGGGAAGAAGCCAATACTCAATCAACAACTCCATGCTTTAGAAGAAGTGGACAAGCAGCAGGTTGTTTCAGAAGCTGAGGTGCTTCAATATCAACAAGTCATTGAGGAAAAACAAGAACTGGTTGACAGGCTTGAGGAAGTGGATAGAATCATTCAGCGGCAGCGATTAAAAAGTTCCAGCTATGTTCGACTTCAAAAGGTTCTGCCTCTTATACAAGAATATCATCAAATTGTCCATGAGACTTACCAAGCACCTGTTCAGACCTTCCCTGAGCATGGGAAGGAGCGGCTGCATAGACTACAAGAATCCTTATTGCCCCTGGAAAGTGAACATCGGCTGTTACTGTCTAAATGGAAAGAGAAACGGCATCGCAAAGACCAATTACAAGTCGAATCTTCACTTTCACTTGATAAGGCAATAGAGATTTTAGAAAAAAAACCTTCCTATGATCAGGCTGATCAGGATGCCCAGCGTTTATACGACAGTATCAGAAGGATAAAGGAACAAGTAAGTTCAGAATTAGATGAACTTCACATTGACGAGCATGAACTCCGTGAATATGATCTTCCCTTTTATATAGAAGAAACTTGGCGAAATTTAAAAAACGAAGCCCAGGTTATTGATGGAGAAGAGGAAAGATTGCTTGAGGACGAACATGCTTTAACAAGGCAAAAAAAGCGGCTTAAAGAGCAGATGGATGAACTGAAACGCAGAGGGCCTAATGAGGAAGAAGTGGTCCAGCAACAGAAGATCGTTAACTCATATGTTCAAGAAGGGGCCCAGGGTGAGGGTTCGCAATTAAATCGGGTAGAAATGACGATAAAGGAAAAGAAGGCAGCAACCAAACGGTGGTTTACTGTCTCTGTGATATTACTGATAATAAGTAGCTTATCTGTTTTTTTTGTTTCAAACTTAATCGTGCCTTTCGTTATTGTGGTTATTGGCATAGTGGTCGCCACAGCTGCCTTTTTCATTAGACGAACGGCCAGTGAGTATAGTCAATTGCTTGAGAGCATGAAGCAAAAGGAAAGGCCGGAAGAGTTAAGTGAGGCCGACTATTTGCAGGCTAAGCAGTTGATTGAACAGTATGACAAGGCTCGAGGCGAATATTCGTATATGAAGGATCGCCTAAGACAGTTAGAACATGAAACATTGATTATTAGTGAAAAAGGACACAATCTTAAAGAACGGAAGCAACGATTAGGCGCACTCATTGATGAACAAACAACGGTTTATCCCTTCTTATCATCGTTGAAATCAGGACACTGGGAACAGCTTTATCACTTATTAAAACAAGTGAAGGAAAAGCAAAAAGAAGCGGATGATTTAGAGGTGGAACTAAAGGCAGTGCAACAAGTAAAAGCAGACATACTACAGGCGTTAGATGATTTTTATTCTACTCAAAATGGGGAGGCTGCCAGACAATCAGTATCGGACAAATTTGCCGCCTTAGCTACCTGGGTAGAAAAACAACAAGCGATGACTGTTGAAATCAGCCGGATTCAGGAAGAAGTGGCTCATTACGAAGAAGAGCTCCAACGTGTCAATCATCAAATCTACCCACATCAAACAGAAAAATCGAACCTGTTGGACCGTGCTTGTGCCAATGATGTGGAGCAATTTTATGAACAGGCGATGCTTGTTGAACAAAAAAGAGAACGCGAGAAGCACAAAGAACAATTAATTGTACAGATAAAAAGTATGTTGAACCAACAAGATCAGTCTGCCTTCGAAATTTGGGAAAAGCCAAAAGATCCATCTGGACTAGCGGTTGAAATTGATGAAATCGATAGGGAACTTCAATCGCTTGAGGAGGAACAGAAATCATTACAAGAAAACATTGCTGAAAAAAAACACCGGCTGGAATTTCTTGAAAGTTCTGAGCAACATTCTAAGCTCCTTCACCAGCGATCAGTTGAACAGTCCGCATTTAATGAACAAGCAAAGGAATGGGCAGTTTACCAGATCGCATCAAAAGTATTAAAGTCTACAAAAGCACGTTATCAAGAAAAGCATCTACCTCAAGTAATCAAGCGTGCGGAGAATTTCTTTATGCGTTTAACGCTAGGTAAATATGATCGTTTATTTATAGATCAGAATGCTGCCCATTTAGTGGTACAGGATGAACAAGGTCATCTTTATACAACCAATGAACTGTCGAGAGGTACGGCTGATCAACTATATGTTGCACTCAGGCTGGCTTTGGGTGAATCGATGTCTCATACAATCCAAGCCCCGTTCATCGTAGACGATGCCTTTGTCAACTTTGATGAGACAAGGCGAAAGGTTATGATGGAGCTTCTTCGTTCATTATCGAACAAGAATCAGATCATTGTTTTCACATATAGAAAGGATCTGGCTGAAGAATGGAACGGATATTTCCTGCCCTCTGGAAAAACTAAATCAAGGATTAGGTCGCAAATTGGCAGTATTAATGATAAAATGTTTTCAGATTAAATGATGACAAAGCAAGTGGAGGGTTTCCATTGCCAGAAAAGCACAAGCAAGACTGGACAAAATATGAAGAGACGATTGAACAGTTTATACAGGTCATAGCAAAAAACATGAGTTTATATGGAGTGACACCTTCCATTGGTCGATTGTATGGGGTGCTTTATTTTGCAGAGGACCCTATGACGCTTGATGACATGCGGTCAGCTCTCGAAATGAGTAAAACCAGCATGTCTACAGGTGTACGAGCTTTATCCGATATGAAAATGGTGGAACCGTCGTTTAAGAAGGGGGTACGTAAAGATTTATACAAATCTGAGGAAGACTGGTATAAATCTTTCACCTCACTTTTCGGTAGTAGATGGAGACACCATACGGAAACCAACATTGAGGAAGCCGATGAGGCCATTCAAGAACTGTTAACGATTAAAGATCATACGGATGATGAATCATTAAAAGAAAAGATTGACATTGATATTGAACGTCTGCAATACGCCCAAAATTATTATCGGTGGCTTATGCGGTTTATCTATGTCGTAGAATCCGGCGAGATTTTTGAGTATGTACCTAAGATTGATCAAAAAAACAAATGACATTTACAGAGGGAGTATCGGAACAAAAATGACTCCTTTGTCAGCTTAACTGAACCAATATGCAAGACTGTTCCTGTCTCTTATCCTAAAGAAAGGTATTTTGGGTAAAGACGTATAATGGGAACAGTCTTTTTACTTAGAGGAGGAGATGCCAAAATGAAGAAAGGAATTGCCCATTACACATTAGGGGATACCTTCGATCACTATCTGATGATTAAATCAGCTGTTAAAGGAGTGGCTAGCAACAATAAGCCCTTTTTAACATTATTGTTAACTGATACGACAGGAGAGATTGATGCTAAACTTTGGGAGTCTACTCCTGAAGATGAATCACTATTTCAACAAGGGGAGCTTGTCAAGGTACAGGGGGAGGTAGGTCAATTCCGCAACAAGCCGCAGCTGAAAATTCAAAGCATTCGACCTGCACAGCCTACAGATGGGATTCAGGCAACGGACTTTATAGAAAAAGCACCTGTTAATAAAGAAGACTTAATGGAGCGTTTAACCGAAGCCATTTTTGAGATGAAAAATCCCACTATTCAACGAATAACAAAGCACTTCCTGAAGCATTATCAAAAAGATTTGTTAAGTTATCCAGCGGCCGTTCGAAATCACCATGAGTATGTATCTGGACTTGCTCACCACATTGTATCGATGTTAAACATTGCAAAAGAATTAACTATTCTTTATCCAGATATTAATAAGGATTTGCTGTATGCTGGAATTATCCTGCATGATTTAGGAAAGCTTAAAGAGCTCTCAACAGCTACATCACCCAGTTACACCTTAGAGGGAAAATTGATTGGCCATATTCCACTCATGGTGGAAGAAATTCGGGTGGTAGCCGATGAACTGCACATTAAAGGGGAAGTGGTCACGATCTTACAGCATATGATTTTATCTCATCATGGCAGGTCTGAATGGGGAAGTCCAAAGCCGCCACTCGTGAGAGAAGCAGAATTGCTTCATCAAATTGACATGATGGATGCTGGATTGAATATGTTAAATCGGTCACTACAAAAAGTGGGACCGGGAGAATTTACAGAAAGAATCTATGCGATGGACCAACGTACATTTTACAAACCAACGTTTGAGGACTGAGGATAGATCATAGGGGATAGAGGAATGAAGTGGAAAGACTGGGATAGGAATTTAAAAATTCGTCTGTTTGGGGAAGGGACGATGAATGTATTGTTTTGGGCATTTTTCCCCTTCATGACGATCTATTTTGAACGTTCATTTGGTAAGGGTTCGGCCGGGGTGTTGCTCGTACTCTCACAAGTGTTTTCAGTAGCAGCGAGTTTAATAGGCGGATACTGTGCTGATCGATTTGGTCGGAAGAAGATGATGGTATTTGCGGCTATAGGGGAAAGTGTATCGTTTGTATTGTTTGCTGCAGCTAACTCTCCATGGTTAAGCTCTCCATTACTGACGTTCTTTTCGTTTAGTCTATTAGGAGTGTTTGGTGCATTGTATTGGCCTGCTTCCCACGCGATGGTTGCAGATGTGGTTTCAGAGAAACATAGAGCAAGTGTATTTGCCGTGTTCTATACGTCGATCAATATTGCTGTCGTTATTGGTCCCATCGTGGGCAGTTACATATTTTATACCCATCGGTTTGAAATGCTCCTTACTGGTGTGATTATAACAGCTATTTTAGCCATTATTTTAGCTTATTTCCTTGATGAAACGACTACCTTGAAAGAACGTGTGAAGGAAAAAGGAAATAAATGGACGTCAGTGTTATGGGAAGAGCTGAGTGACTACAGGATTATTGCTAAAGATAGAACATTTTTGTTATTTATCATAGCCGGGGTGCTTGTTTCGCAAACCTTTATGCAGCTTGATATTCTCATCGCCGTTTATACGAGTGAAGTTGTGCAGGAGCAGACGCTTGTTCATATTGGAGATTTCAAATGGACGATTTCAGGAGAACGCGCCTTTGGATTAATCTTGGCAGAGAATGGTTTGCTTGTTGCTTTATTTACGGTTATTGTTACTAGGTACATGAATCGTTTAAAAGAAAAGCGAGTATTCATTTCCTCGTGCCTTCTTTACGCTTTTGGTGTGACTCTTTACGGTTTAACCCAAAATGTTTGGGTATTTATCTTGGCTATGGCTATTTTCACATTGGCTGAATTAATGGTCGTCGGCATCCAGGAGAGCTTTATTGCAAAGCTTGCGCCTGAAAATATGAGGGGACAATATTTTTCTGCTGCTTCCCTAAGGTTTACTTTAGGACGTTTACTTGCACCTTTTTCTTTAGTAGCGACAAATTATTTTAGCTATCAAGTGGTTTTTACTGTAATCGGTCTGTTAGCCATTGGTGGTGCAATGACCTATGCATTCATGTTTAGCAAAATGGAAAAAGGGTCCTTGTCCAATTCCTAATCATATTTATGTGCATCCATTCATAAAATGATAATAAATGGGACAGGGAGGATATCGCAATGATATTTGGTATTCCAATTTGGGTGTTTTTTTGCATTGTTTTCATATTCATAAGCGGATACATGGCATTCCGTGCTATGAGAGCAGAACAAAAGATAGAGCAACAGTTTATCGAGCGTGAGGGACGGGTTTATTTGGCTAGAATGAACGAGGAAAAGGAAAAGCGAGAGAAAAAAGCGAGAGATGTGGTTTGAAAAAGCGTGAGAAAGAGGCCATATCTTAACTAGAAAGAAGCCAGGTGGTTTAAACCACCTGGCTTTTGTTCTTGTTTAGGAAACTATAAAAGCGAGTGGTAAACTCTTACCAAACCGTAGGAGGATAATGAAAATGGGAAATAGGCGTTCTGGTATGATCAAACGAATATGAAACGACCATTTTGATGGTTTTTGGTTTTTCCATGCGGATCGGTTTCCTGAAGAACAAAGAAACGGTGGAAGAAACGATCCATTGTGGAACCAAAAACATCGGTTATGCTCGTTACGAATGCTTAGGGTGCGAAGGAAATCCAGCTCCTAGGTTTGTTTGCTTTACTTGTAAAAGTCGCTTTTGTCATACGGTTGGTAAAAATATACGGATGAATGGTCTAAAAACAACAAGAATTGTTCCCCATTGTCATATGGTGTTTAACACCCCAAAAAAACTTAGGAAAGTGTTCTATGAAGATCGGAAAAAGCTGAATGCTTTAAGTAAACAAGTGGCTGAAGTCTTTCAATATCATAACTACAGCAAGAGTAAGAAACAAGGGTTACAGTCAGGCATTACTACAGTCATTTATATCTTTGGCATCCTTTATCATTATATGGAAAAAAGAGTTCGGAAAGAAATGGAGGAAACGTGGGTATGTCTAACCGAAAAGAACTGGATAAAAAGGATAAAAGTCAGGAGGGTTGGTTAGATGAAGAACTCGTTATCGTTGAATTTGAATGTATAGATTGTAAGAAAACCGATGATGTACCGGACTATATCATTGATGAATGTAGTCTGGATCTCAAAAAGGGAGAGGAAGTCGAATTAGAATGTCCGTTCTGCCACGGCACTATGATTAAAGCGAAAAATGCCCCAAGTGATGAATAAGTCACTTGGGGCGTGAGTTAGTTAAGTCGCGTTAGCGATTTTGGTTATTGTTATTGGGAATTGCCTTCTTCAGAGTTGGTTTCTTCAGAAGAGCCATTTCCTTGTTCAGAAGAGCCGCCTTCAGAGGAGCCATTTTCTCCTCCTTCAGAAGAACCTCCACCGCCTTCATTGGCAGGAGCTTCTGGCTGTTTAAATAGATCTTTATATTGTTCAATCTTCACATCGATTTCAGCTGCTTTCATAAGTTCATTCATTTTTGCTTGTAGTGTCTTCTGATCGATCTTTTGACTGACAAGTGTACGTTTAATTTCTTTTTTCGCCTCTTCATATGGTTTGACGTCTTCAACTTCACGTTTGTCCGTTACCTTAATAATGTGAAAACCAAATTGAGTTTTTACAGGATCACTAACTTGTCCAACTTTCAAATTGTAGGCAGCATCTTCGAATTTAGGTGCCATCTTACCGGGGCCAAAGTATCCAAGTTTGCCGCCTTGTTTGGCTGATCCGTCACTGGAATATTCACTTGCTAGTGTTCCAAAATCTTCGCCGTCTTCAAGTTTTTGTTTCACTTCTTTTGCCGTTTTTTCATCGGATACTAAAATATGACTCGCTTGAATTTCTGTTTTCATACGCTCGTAGTATTTCTTCATTTCTTCTTCGGAAATATCTACCTCTTCAGCAGCTGCCTGCTCCTGTAGAAGACTTAAACGAATAGTCTCTTTAAACTGGTCTTCATTTGAGAAACCACTTTGCTGAAGGACCATTTGAAACTGATCACCGTATTGTTCCTTCAATGATTCTAATTCTTGATTTACTGCTTCATCCGAAACCTCATAGTTTGCGGATAGCACTTCATTCATTACTAATTGCTGCAAAATTGGTCCACCATGTTTATTCTTAAGTTCTTCATAAAACTCTTCTTTAGTCACTTCACCGCCACTTGTTTCAACAACTGCTTCTGACTCTGATTCTTCAGAGGAACAAGCAGATAAGGTGAATACACTAGCTGCAAGTGCAGCCGTTATAGCTATTTTCTTCATATCACGTACACTCCTCAAACAAATTATAAACATTCTTTGACGTAGAGGTCCTAGCAGCCCATGGATTAATATAACATATTTTGCCTCATCTATTCTATAGAAAGATTAAAAAATCAGAAAAGGGGTAGGTGCCAGCCCATTCATATAAGATTTTATAAGCATAGGATATGATATGTCTCAAGGTTGGGGGTGAGTTTATGAGTTACGGAAATAGTGGTGGGTTTGCGTTAATCGTCGTTTTATTTATCTTGCTCATCATCGTAGGTGCAGCTTGGTTCTAAAATGAAATTAAAGAAACAGGCTATGTTTACTTTTAGGAACATAGCCTGTTTCTTTACATATGGTTGAGGACATCCATATATGAGGTGATCAAAAGAATTGTTATAAGCACGTTAATGGTCCGAAATACCCGTGCTTGTTTTTCATTAGACATTTTAGTTTTCAAACATAAGGAATGAGTGAGAGAATTGAATACAAATAAGACGATTAGACCGTAAATGATAAATACAAATGCCAAAGTGAAGAACCTCCTTTATTCCCTATTAAACTACTCTATCAAAATTTCCTTAGGTTGAACAGAAGAAACCCTTAAAAAAGCGCCTGCTCTTATTTATAAGAGCGGCGCTTCATTTTTATTACAATTCCGGTCTTTGGATGAGAATATCATACCCGCTTTTTGAGTTGGCAATAACACAGCGGCGAGGTGCACGTGCAAATTGATTTAAATAAAGAAAATCAGAGAAAGAAAGACCGATATTAACAGCTGCGAACAGAACCAAGTAGGCGAAGTAACCTGGAAAAATAAAGCTCATCATCAGGGCAGGCACTGTAATTAAGAATGTCGGTGCAAGGGCCATTATAATGGATGTTTGTTTTGAAAGTTTGGACGTACATTGATAGGTGAATGTAGGCGTGAATCTCTTTCTGAATTTAAAAGTCACCCGCACCCGTTTATACAGCAATACTAAAGGTAATATATGCATTAATCGATGCATAGCTGGTAATAAGAATAAGACAAACATTAAAGGTACAAAACCATGATCTTTCAATTCATGCGTTCCATGGATAATTGAGAACGGGAGATAAATGATAAGAAAGGACATAAGTCCGGTTAATAGGGATAGTAAATTTATACGGTTTGGACCGAATTCTTTATTGATATCTACTGTTTTCCAGCAATTCATTTAAGAATCCCCCTTTATAAGAAAAAGTACTGTGAATTCATCTAAAATATATCGTTATGATTAGTTTATTGTAGCGGTTGAAAAGCGTTTAGCACAAAACGTATATTAGTATGTTTCGCGTGAAAAATCAATAGGTTTTTAA comes from the Halobacillus shinanisalinarum genome and includes:
- a CDS encoding peptidylprolyl isomerase, with product MKKIAITAALAASVFTLSACSSEESESEAVVETSGGEVTKEEFYEELKNKHGGPILQQLVMNEVLSANYEVSDEAVNQELESLKEQYGDQFQMVLQQSGFSNEDQFKETIRLSLLQEQAAAEEVDISEEEMKKYYERMKTEIQASHILVSDEKTAKEVKQKLEDGEDFGTLASEYSSDGSAKQGGKLGYFGPGKMAPKFEDAAYNLKVGQVSDPVKTQFGFHIIKVTDKREVEDVKPYEEAKKEIKRTLVSQKIDQKTLQAKMNELMKAAEIDVKIEQYKDLFKQPEAPANEGGGGSSEGGENGSSEGGSSEQGNGSSEETNSEEGNSQ
- a CDS encoding YjcZ family sporulation protein produces the protein MSYGNSGGFALIVVLFILLIIVGAAWF
- a CDS encoding DUF3267 domain-containing protein, whose translation is MNCWKTVDINKEFGPNRINLLSLLTGLMSFLIIYLPFSIIHGTHELKDHGFVPLMFVLFLLPAMHRLMHILPLVLLYKRVRVTFKFRKRFTPTFTYQCTSKLSKQTSIIMALAPTFLITVPALMMSFIFPGYFAYLVLFAAVNIGLSFSDFLYLNQFARAPRRCVIANSKSGYDILIQRPEL